The DNA sequence CAGATTTCGTATCAGGAAACGTTAACAGGACAAGATCTGTAAATGGTACTGCGAGTGTTATGCTGCAATATGTTTCGGGATCCGGCTGCACATGGGGAAATAATGGCAGACCTGTCAATGTTTGGTTTACAGTGCCCTCAGCTATGAATGACCAAGCGCTTGCAATTTCGCTTACGGCTATCTCACTGCAAAAAACTGTTCGTGCAGGTATAGAAACATGTCCGACACCGGGCAGTGAAACAGGCACACTTTCGTCGCTTGGGTTGGATAATTAATTAATAACCAAATACTTTCATGCATGCGATTCCCTAAATTATGATCTGCTTGCTTTGAGAGGTCTGAAAACGGAAGCAGCGTTGGTAAACAAAAATACCAACGCTACTTCTTTTTTCGTGAATGGTATTTGATAATTTTTTTCGTAAGAAGTTGACACGAAGCTCTATAGAACGATCTGTCGGAACCTCCAGCAATGGAGCTTCCTGCACCATTTAAAACATAAAACATATTATTAACTGCGCCAGACAATCCTATATTTCCAGAGACTGCTTAGAGCCCAGCAAGCAAAGTAATATAAGCTCTTGCTTAGAGATAATTTTTCGATATGTCGCAGTACCATCCAGTGAGGCTTTATGACGCTGAATTTGTTAGCAGTAACAGCATCCCTTCTGATTCGATAGGAAGCCAGTATCTCTTGATTTCCATAGGCAAAATCGACATGATTTTTGAGGATGGTTAGCCAGAATACATAGTCATCACGCAAACTACCCATCTCTTCGTTGAAGTAATATTTCCCCAATGTGCCGATATTCATGATTGCTGTAGATGGGCAGATAGGTAGTGTTTTTAGTATTTTTGTGTAATTAACCGTTGCTGGGACGATAAATGGGGGTAAGACGTCAACATTTTCGTCTTCAGCAATTCTTCGATAGGAACAAAAGACAATTTTAGCACTTTTCTCTTGCATAAAAGAAAGTTGTTTTTCCAGAAATGGTTTATTCCATAAATCATCGGCATCAAGAAAAGCTATAAATTCGCCTTCCGCACATTCGATGCCTACATTCCTAGCCCCGGAAGCACCTTTATTGGCTGATAAGACTATCAGTTTAATGCGAGTATCCGTAGCCAGGTACCTTTCAACTATAGATCTTCCCAGGCCGTTATCGCTGCTACAATCATCGACTATGATCATTTCCCAATCTTCATAGGTCTGAGCCTGGACTGATTCTATCGTTCGAGCTACCAGCTTACCCCCATTGAACATTGGAGTTATTATAGAAACACGATTTTTCTGCATATTATTCTAAGAATTGTAAATGCCTGGTGAAATCACCTTTAATTCCATCAGCGACACATTTTAAATAATGAATGTAATCTTTAATAGCGAACTTCTTCTCTATAAGAAAGAGCCACGTATATAAAATGAATTTCAGGAAAATTATGTATTTCCCCCGGTAATTCCAATAATTATAGGTGCTATTTCTTATAAGACATGTGAACCTGAGTTTCGATTCTGTGTAATTAACCGGTATGGCACCAAAGAAGACCCGATAAACAGTTGCCTTATCGTCAGGGTGATAAAAAATCGCATCGAGGTTTGTTATGGGTTCAATACCTTTTTTAATGCAACGATACTGATATTCAAAATCATCTCCCCAGATAAACATTTCTTTTTTAGGAAATCCGACTTTTTCTATAGCTTGTCGACTCAGAAGCAGTCCATTAAAAGGAACGGTATATCGCATCTTGCCGGCATTGAATGAATTACGTAGTTTAAGATAAGACCTGGTGAATCGTTTATTCTTTTTTCGTATGAACCAGGTCAATCTATCACCATCTTTCTCGCAAAGGCTCACGGGCATAATGTATTCATAGGTATCTTTCAGGACTAATAGCTTTTCCAGACATGTTCTTGAGGGATAGCCATCATCATCCATGATCCAGACATAATCTGCATTAGCATGAGCAAGTCTCATACCTTCATGGAACCCTCCAGCCCCACCTGAATTTTGGGCTAGACGTTTATAGTGAATGGAGGTTTTTCCTATCACCAATGACGATAGATTTTGATCATTTGTAATCAATCCTTTATTCACTAAAAAATCTTCCGTCCCATCAGTTGAGGCATTATCGATCAGATAGAGATTCTCAATATTCTGAGATTGTTGCAGTACTGCTTCTAAACATCTAAGCAAAAGTTCTTTTCTGTTATATGTTACAATCACTGCGTTAATTATCATGATAAATTGCTTGTATCTGCATATTTGCTAAGATTGGTTCGTCATGAACTTTAGCACTGCATCCATTGCTTCTCTGATAGAAACATCCATATCCAGATAACGGTAGGTGCCCAGGCGTCCGATAAAAGTTACGTTCTCCAAATCCTTGGCATAAAGTAAGTATTTACTTAATACTGGATTTTCCTCTATCAGGCGAATTGGATAATAGGGAATGTCGTCTATTTCGCATATGCGGCTGTATTCCCTGTAGCATATGCTCGAATGCTGATGTTCTTCCCATGGCGAAAAATGCTTGTGCTCGGTAATGCGAGTAAATGGCACCTCGACATCGCCATAGTTCATAACAGCGCAGCCCTGATAATCACCAGCGTAGTAAAACTTTTCGAAATCCAATGTCCTATAGTCAAGTCGGCCCAATGAATAGTCAAAAAAACCATCAATTGGACCTGAATAAAAGACATGATTAAAATCTCTCACCTGTCGGCTATCAAAAGTTCTACTTAAATGAACTGTGATATTTGGATGATTCAGGATATTACCTATTAATTGGGTATATCCATTCTTAGGGATTCCCTGGTATTTACTGGTAAAATAATTGTCATTATAATCAAAACGGACAGGTAAACGCTGCAAGATGCTGGCTGGAAGGTGGCAGGGGGCACAACCCCACTGCTTGGTCGTATACCCTTTGAAGAACGCTTCATATAAATCCTTTCCTATAAAACATAGCGCCTGCTCTTCGAATGTTTGTGGACATTCGAATGATGTGTCAGCTAAATTCTCAAGAAAAGTAACGGCTTCATCAGGACGAAAAGCTTTGTTGAAAAATTGATTGATAGTATGCAAGTTGACAGGCAGGGAATAAACATTGCCCCGCGCCGTAATTTTCACTCGATTGACATAAGGTATAAATTTGCTGAACTTGTTGACAAAACTCCATACCTCTTCATCATCGGTATGAAATATATGCGGTCCATAGACATGGATCATAATTCCAGTGTCTGTATCCCTTTTGGTGTAACTATTGCCACCGATATGAGGCCGGGAGTCAAATACAACAACTTGAAAACCTTGGCATGCCAAGAGATGACTGATCACCGCTCCCGAAAATCCAGCGCCAACTACTGCTATTGATCCTTTCATTGATGCTCTTTCATGAAAAATGAGGCTGCGCGCCTAAGAGTTGATTTTAAATATGAGGTTTTTCTACCTATAGAGCAGCTTACTAATAATTCGTTTTGCAGCATAAAATATTGTTACTAAAAAAAAGGATAACTCAGGTGTTTTGATATCCAAAAAATTATACTTAAAATATTTTAGCTTACCTTCTATTTTCGAAAAGGTTAAGCCTCTAATTAATCTTAAATCGACGAATTGCGCGTGAATTGAATCTGGAAGGTACCTTGCCTTGGCCAGATAGGTTTTAGCTCTGCTTCGCAACCCTTTTTTTAATAGCCGATGGTCTACTGTACAATTATACTGTCCACGGAGCAGTTTGTCTGCAATGTTCAAAAAAGGGGAAGCATCACTTATACAGTCACTCCGATGCAAAGAGATCTTCATAAAGCTGGCAGCTTCGTTAAGAGTAGAGTTGATAGAAAAACGTGAGAGAATAAGCTGTTTAACAGAAGCATCTTTGAGTTCCTGCTTTTCTAAACCCGCGCCATGACTGATTCCGTTGGGTGTATAGCTGTAGACCATATCTATTTTGCCGGTATTTTTT is a window from the Desulfopila inferna genome containing:
- a CDS encoding glycosyltransferase gives rise to the protein MIINAVIVTYNRKELLLRCLEAVLQQSQNIENLYLIDNASTDGTEDFLVNKGLITNDQNLSSLVIGKTSIHYKRLAQNSGGAGGFHEGMRLAHANADYVWIMDDDGYPSRTCLEKLLVLKDTYEYIMPVSLCEKDGDRLTWFIRKKNKRFTRSYLKLRNSFNAGKMRYTVPFNGLLLSRQAIEKVGFPKKEMFIWGDDFEYQYRCIKKGIEPITNLDAIFYHPDDKATVYRVFFGAIPVNYTESKLRFTCLIRNSTYNYWNYRGKYIIFLKFILYTWLFLIEKKFAIKDYIHYLKCVADGIKGDFTRHLQFLE
- a CDS encoding glycosyltransferase family 2 protein, whose amino-acid sequence is MQKNRVSIITPMFNGGKLVARTIESVQAQTYEDWEMIIVDDCSSDNGLGRSIVERYLATDTRIKLIVLSANKGASGARNVGIECAEGEFIAFLDADDLWNKPFLEKQLSFMQEKSAKIVFCSYRRIAEDENVDVLPPFIVPATVNYTKILKTLPICPSTAIMNIGTLGKYYFNEEMGSLRDDYVFWLTILKNHVDFAYGNQEILASYRIRRDAVTANKFSVIKPHWMVLRHIEKLSLSKSLYYFACWALSSLWKYRIVWRS
- the glf gene encoding UDP-galactopyranose mutase; the protein is MKGSIAVVGAGFSGAVISHLLACQGFQVVVFDSRPHIGGNSYTKRDTDTGIMIHVYGPHIFHTDDEEVWSFVNKFSKFIPYVNRVKITARGNVYSLPVNLHTINQFFNKAFRPDEAVTFLENLADTSFECPQTFEEQALCFIGKDLYEAFFKGYTTKQWGCAPCHLPASILQRLPVRFDYNDNYFTSKYQGIPKNGYTQLIGNILNHPNITVHLSRTFDSRQVRDFNHVFYSGPIDGFFDYSLGRLDYRTLDFEKFYYAGDYQGCAVMNYGDVEVPFTRITEHKHFSPWEEHQHSSICYREYSRICEIDDIPYYPIRLIEENPVLSKYLLYAKDLENVTFIGRLGTYRYLDMDVSIREAMDAVLKFMTNQS